In the Pelmatolapia mariae isolate MD_Pm_ZW linkage group LG10_11, Pm_UMD_F_2, whole genome shotgun sequence genome, gcagggagccaccagccacccgcacagtacagagatggtcgcaggagagcgaggaggctcttaaggattgttttgagtcgactgtgtgggaggtgatctgtgacgaccacggagaggacatcgacagccttactacatgcattacggactatattaatttctgtgtggataacaccgtacctaccaggattgtacggtgtttctccaacaacaaaccttggattaccccggaaattaaagctgtcctcaagcagaagaggagggccttcaaatccaaagacaaagaggagttgaaaagggtgcagagagagttgaggggactgataaggaatgggaaggatagctacaggctgaagatggagaaccagcttcagcaaaataacgttggtgaagtctggagaggcctcagaaccatctcgggccacaaacatcagaactctctgcctgggagggatgtgaggtgggcaaatgaactgaatcatttcttcaacagatttgattcagccatgaggcagtctccaacatcggctgcagactcaaccacccccactgctgctgttccacctctgacacctcagacacttcacacctcctctattcaccctgctcactcctccccacccccaacaacagcatccaatacacaatcaacacaaggctccagcctgtctctctcaaccacccaggttaggagggaactgaggaggattaatggcaagaaggcagcgggtccagatggcatcagctcgagggtcgtcaggtcctgcgcagaccaactgtgtggtgtgatggaacacctcttcaacctgagcctgaggctgggaagagtcccacagctctggaaaacctcctgtgttgtaccagtgccaaagacttcacgccccaaggacctcaacagctacaggccggtggctctgacatcccacctgatgaagaccctggagcggctggtcctggctcagcttcggcgccttgtgagctcatcactggacccacttcagtttgcctaccagcctggcattggagcggatgatgccgtcatccacctcctacatcgctccctcgctcacctggagaccgctgggagcactgtgagaatcatgttctttgatttctccagtgccttcaacactattcttccctcggttctgaaggacaagctggagaactctggagtggaccatcacctcactacctggattttggactacctcaccgaccgaccacagtatgtgaggactcagggctgtgtgtcggacagggtcgtctgcagtacgggggccccacagggaactgttctggctccgttcctcttcaccatctacactgcagacttctcccacaactccacccagtgcttcctgcagaagttctctgatgactctgctatagtcggcctcatcactgatggggacgacaaggagtacagaggactgactcaggactttgtggactggtgccagctgaactacctccagatcaatgccagtaaaaccaaggagctggtggtagacttccgcaggaacaaacatcctccactgcaaccactgaacatccaaggtatggacattgagactgtggacagctacaggtaccttggtgttcatctgaacaacaaactggactggactcataactcagacgccctctacaggaaagggcagagcaggctgtacctgctgcggagactcaggtcgtttggagtggagggcccactcctgaagaccttctatgactctgtggtggcctcagccatcttttatggtgtggtctgctggggtggcagcatctctgctggggacaggaagagactgaacaggctgatccgaagggccagctctgttctaggatgccctctggacccagtggaggttgtgagtgacaggagaatggtggctaagctgtcatccctgctggacaacatctcccaccccatgcatgagactgtgacagcactgagcagctccttcagtgggacgcagagatttcgcaggtctttcctccccactgctgtcagactccacaacaaagactttaactgatcatacacacacatccacaaatgtgcaataacacaaatgtgcaataatctttctggcaccgttgtatttttcactctgttgtatatagcatttgtattctatttttatcctattgtatattttattctattttattctactgtatatagtattatatttttattctattctgtacagttgtgtactgtatttattcttattttattttattctaattgtccttcataacttttgcactgtccacttcctgctgtgacaaaacaaatttcccacgtgtgggactaataaaggttatcttatcttatcttatacacaagcactcatatatattcaaataatttaaaaaaaaaaaaaaaaaaaaaaaagttcatttacctcttactaccacacactggtcgttggtacttgctggcttgtgtagcctctaggtaacaaaagctcaaccactgcgcctagcattctggagcacttctgttgtcttttgtacatgttttggaatttttacgtgcttctgaggctacgtccacacgtacacgggtatttttgaaaacggagattttccgttttcgttttaaaaaataatcccgtccacatgtaaatgcagaaatgaaggaaaacgctgctaggagcatgccaaagcaacaggtgccgatatattcctaaacgtgtagaaatgttggccaatcagaagtctagaagcctcggtgggaaatagtaaacaaagatggggcgtagaagcagaaccgagtcgtatgtgtggagggacagtaactgtgtgtgtatatgtaagcatttaaacactgcagagagtacaattaacagtattgtagaaattcatttcaccgaaacaaaacATGGcgcagtgtgacgtcaaaaaaggcgcacatctttgacgctgcgttttcctcATCGacgcgtaaatgcaaaaactgagttttcgaaaatatccaccctgacaGCCATTTTTggaaatctctgttttcagtgaccgaaaacgccgtttacgtgttgacgaaaggtgcaaacgcggGTATGTGCAGATGtagcctgagtttttatgtgttttggagtatgtacgtgcttcagggtttgtacgtgttttgaagtttgtacgtgctgctttgtctctaggggccaccgtaaatatacttttatttagtcactccacataaaatgtaataaataaataaatcatataatacaaaaaccaactagtcactgttttaactatttaaattttcagcttttccttttaaacaaatttaaaatgaaacaacacaaaacactgcaaatcacagcacaattaaatataaattaagatatgaaaaagaaaatgcatattctctgtcatatgggcctgcatgaataaactttctgaatcctttatcatctgcaactgaatagttgtggatgattactatacctttttaatgtgacatttttgtccctggctctctttctctgtctctccctcctgctctgttcctgtgctactgcaagtgtaactaccgcccctcccccctctgcccagcgcaaagcacaaggctcgcgtgcggagtgaagcggaaaaaaaagtgcgagagagagggtgagagaaggggaacccccccccccccaaaaaaaaaccccacggctcgcgataagaagccggctcgcgtcgttcacttcaaagatttggctctaagagccatttcgttcgcgaccgacccatcactacAGCATacatgcattattattattaataatattatttatagtACATGATGCATCAGTTGTTTAACAAAATCTTATGTGAAAGAATAAATTGAAAAAATGTATTAGTTTTTTTTGAACAAGTGTcctgactagggatgggtaccggtatccggtgccattatggcaccggttctgacataaacggtagtaaccagaccgaaaagcagcgcacatttcggtgcttattttttcttgagatgtcatacactttggattctagccaatctttttacctttacaaggatagtaggcgggcccaggtacgtacgttcttttagagcagagctacagattaaaaatgcccaaggctgTACAAGAGatgcaaaagatgcaaactcagcagcctgcaacaagtgctttaagccccacgctcccggtaccgcgagcaaaaaggaggagatcacgtttaatcagttataacacggggtgagaaatataagtccagacatgtgtggtatctacagaaacctctgaatctcagctaaaatgtcatataaaccatttctacaaccaccaaactcaacgaaaacaagccgtgattaaacgagcagttatgtaaatgcgcacaagtccgctaaacaaacaaggcgaaccagaaattctccagacttcatgtaaccggttAAAGACAggctggttatcttccagagctatcaccaattccaaacaccatgtttcaccacactctgaccaaaattcactgaatgagccgcaaaagaagaccacaaaaacacacagcggcgcaaatgcgctaagacagaaattggcttaccgtcccgatttcctccgttattttcgccggtagccatgtgattaccagcagttaccacgcctacctagccgcatcagagtcgttttccgtcaacaacctccattttagacccacctatagacacgtgactggacagacgtcacatgcagtaaatttgggcccacgtgggttttgaccttggaacgtctgattggttgaagtaacgtgaacgtggcatcgttactgtgactctattggctcaaacaattaaaaagaggtgtcaatcatgcaaattgaccaaaagaaaccaaagttacagcccctcagagtttaaagggccagaagCCAATtaaacgctccatggcagaaaaggcccattaccatgtaaatgtggggttaattcttcaaaaacgtattttaaaaaaaagcatttttaggcatgttaataaaattaattaatgtctgctcttaaatacctaaaaaaatcaactggcatggtgtctaattgtgtgccagaattggacatttttgtacaacgtctggctATAGCTCTGGTGACAGGCCACACCTGTCACCCCCCATTGACCATCGACGGCGCTGcggtggagagggtgagcagcacCAAGTTCCTGGGGGTGCACATCAGTGAGGACCTCTCCTGGACCACCAACACAGCATCACTGGCCAAGAAAGCACAACAGCGCCTCTACTTCCTGCGCAAACTCAAGCGGGCAAGTGCTCCACCACCCATCCTGACCACATTCTACAGAGGAACCATTGAAAGCATCCtttccagctgcatcactgtgtggggCGGTAGCTGCACTGACTATAACAGGAAAGCTCTACAACGCAttgtgagaacagctgagaggATAGTTGATGTACCACTCCCCTCCCTGCAAGACATCTACACCACTCGCCTCACCCGCAAAGCCATCACAATTGTCAACGATGCAACCCACCCCGCGCACTGTCTGTTcagcctcctgccctctggaaaGAGATACAGAAGTCTCCGCTCCCGCACTACCAGGCTCACCAACAGCTTCATCCACCAGGCTGTGAGACTGCTGAACTCTCTTCCCTCCCGGCTCCCAGCCAGCAGAACCACCAGATTGGCAGAAGTATAGGAAGACAGACTGTACTctacccccccccaccccccaccccccacccacgCACACTCCCCAACAAGGAAACACTCTCTGAATCAAGAACTGGAAAACACTCCTGACTGGAAACAACTACCTCTGCATTGTAAttgcacacacctgctgctatatatttttagtatttttttttagcactatTTATACTATTTATATTACTACTACTGCTGCTACAGTCTTatgctgcattaaaacaaaaacccctACCAACCACAACCTGGGACTACCTCAAGTAGACTAGTATACTACTTTCCAGGGCACACTGTTGAAACACTTTATTATATGTTAGGTCTTGTCTTGTTATATCCTGTTACCTAATGTTACCTAAATATAATGCCTTAAGTTTACCTgcacttctttttatttaatattaccttATTGTTTGGACTGTTTTTGTTGTGCATCTGCATTTTATTGTTGTCAATGTCTACGCATGGGACAGTGTGAAACGTAATTTCAATTCCTTTGTATGGCAAGTACATTTGAagaaattgacaaataaaactgactttgactttgacattcATGTACTGAcagtgctgtaatttttcactgtttcactttaaaaacataaatctttgcacagatgatgtttatatgttgttacggttcttatcattttgcagaaaaaaagagactaaaaataaaaacatgagaggttttaggacaagtttgtgttttccattctttaagcaccggttcgagcaccgtttaagcaccggcaccgtttcaaaagtaccgatttggcaccggtatcggataaaacctaaacgatacccatccctagtcctgACTTATTAAAAATAACGACTGCTCTTACTGCTCAAACTGTTCTCACTTATCTTCTGTCTGCAGTTAACCTTGTGTGCACTCAGTTAATATCCATGGGCTCAGGCTGCTCTCTCCGAGAGAAGAATTCAAAGAAAGCCTTCAAACCCTCGTCATCTACAGCCACTGAACTgttcaatacatttttaaaccttgtgaGATTTCTGCTCTCAACGAGCTTTTTCACACCAACCAAAAAGTCTTGCTGTCGAGCACATTTGCAACTGAGGTATTCTTTCAACAGATCAAACTTTtctctctccaccatttgaATAATGATGTGCTCAATGATGTCAGAAAAGGGATGCCCAAACTCTATGACACTCTGGTTTTGACCCATCACACCAGGGTAGGCGTACCCTCCTGAATGCATTGCAACAACATCGCCGTCCTCGTTAAAGACAGGAGAGCCAGAGGACCCAAAATACAAACAAGACTCgttttttgctgcttttgatTGAGTCTTTAAATTCTGAAGACAAACAATTTTGCatctgttttaaataaatatttccacacagatttggtttcttttttgctACATTGTCGGTCTGATTCGACTGTGTTAGTCTGCTGTGAAAGCGCCTCATACACACCAGAATCACCTGCCTGAGATTCACTCTGCAGCACGTAAGCGTCATCAAGACTGCCAGGCTGACTTTCTGGTGGATCAGACTTGTCGAGCAATTTGATCTTAAAAGTTTCATCAGCAAGGTCGTCAACCAGATTGCACATCTCTGTGTTCACTTCAGTGCGCATGTTAAAGAGCACACAATTCTTTTTGAACATGGTATTGAGAAAACGACCATCTCTTCGTAGAGCTTGCTTCACTTTTTCCCCTTCATATGCATAAACAGTAATTTCCTGCATGTCTTTTCTTAGTTCAGGATTTTTCAGGATTCTGACAACATTTTTACCTCCTCGTGCCATGACATGAAATATCACAGGCTTGCTAGATTGTCTCTTTTTGCAGGGATAACCAGAGCCGCTAACTGGTTTCTTTGGCTTCTCCACAGCTTTCACAAACTTCAGAGTCAGACGTTCATTTTTAATTACTCTGCATGGAAAGTGTGAAGCTATCGCTTTCCCACTTCTTACAATAACAAGCTCTTTGCCCTCCTGCTTTTCTGCAGCTGCTTTGAACTTTGGACTTTTCTTCAGGCAGTCCTCAATAGTTTGCGCTTGATTGCAGGTATGGGTATAGATGTTCTTCCTGTAACTCCACTCAAAAGAATGGGTCAGATGAGGCTCTTCTTCCTAGGAAGAACAAACAATCAGGTCTCATTTACAGGGGAATCTTATTCTATTCAATTACTAACATGTTCTTAAGTCACTTTGCATTATTAAAACATTCCAAGCTAACAAAAAACAGGTACACCTATAACTCAATTAAACTGCCTGAAAATATGTGggtgtttcatccatttctttttattgccaacacagaaaagaaagaatgaataaaCCTTTACCTTTGCAACAGGACTTAGATCAGGAGGTGGGATATTTTCCTTATCCTGGGAGCGTGTTGATTCCTTGAAGTAACAGAGAGGAACATTAACACAGATGTaatatacagtttttaaaagaaaataatgtcCATTATAAGAGTTAGGTACTATTGGTAAACTGATATAATTACAAAGCATTGAGAATCCATTTCACCTGCTTTGGTGTGCAGTGACTAGAGCACTGGAGAGGCAACGAGACAACTGTCAAAAATGGAATACTTTCCACGGACCATTGCTCAAGACTAACCTTTATCTAGTTCTGATTTTTGCTATGGTCCTCGTCACTGCTTGTACCATGAAACAGTACCTGTAGTTACATTTAGGACACACAGGCAGTCAAGTTCCTCCAGGACGGAGCATCTATATGAGCAATGGCGTGTGCTCAACACCTGTAAAACAGTTTTTCTGGGGGTGGTCTTGTTGCCACTCCAGCGCACCTGTTTTCCCTTATTGCACTAAAGCAAATTAAACTGATTCATAGTGACTTATGCTCCCTGCCTGGttaagtttaacacattttgtATTACACTGTTGATTATCAAGTTTGAGCAGTGTATTGTATGTACACCATAACCTTACAAATCAAAACATCCCTGTAcataaattcattcataacAACTTTAACTGCTTCATAAACTTAATTACATTAGAAAATCAGCACCTTAAAATTGTCTCTTGGAGGGTTATTTCTGCTCGTCATTCTTCCTGTTGAATTTGACAAATAGGTACTGCAGTTTCTTACCTGAAGAAAAgtgatttttaatcaattacaCAACACATTTTACTGTGTACATTAATGTCAATGTGATTTAATAAGATCAACTTCAATGCCAAAGGAAATGCATAGAAACACAAAAGCAGATAACCAATGCCAGTTGTAGATTACAGAAGTTTTAAAAATTGGGCTGTATTACATCACACATAATTCTTAAATGTGACAATATCTGAAGATAATCCAAAACAAAATTCCTTAAAATGCAACCCTAAAAACATAAAAGGTaaataaaggtaaaaataattaatacagCTTTAGGCTAATAAAACAAGCCAAGATAAAATGCAAAGACAATGCAGAAACAAGTATCTGCTAGTGTTATATACTCCAGGAAGTCCAGGGGATTTAAATTAAGAAAAGTCTTAGTGGAAAAAAGGTGGCAAGGAGGGAAAATTGTCAATTTCAAAACTAAAAGAGATGGTGGAGCTAAAGTGACACCTAAGAAAATGAATATTATTAGTAATAAGTTATATTACTActgctctttgtttttgtaataaatcacacaccAAACACACTTTAAGGGGGGTGAGCGCCCTGTCTGGGTCTCCTCTCTCCAACTGGCAGCAAGGGCGGTACCTAAACCAGAAAAGAGCAAAAACACACTCAGGCCAAAGTCACAGTAGCCCCGCTGAGGGCACACAGTCAAACTACTGAAATCTGTCCGAGAATACGAGACAGGTGCATGTTTCTTCAAACTTTCATGTCTAAGGCATGCACATAGATATTGGATGCTGTGTTTGTATTGTAATAATTAAAGTATTCAATTCTGAGAAAACCCCCCCCCCgtgaaaattaaac is a window encoding:
- the LOC134635261 gene encoding serine protease FAM111A-like, which codes for MVKHIFPLASTAQVLRYRPCCQLERGDPDRALTPLKVRNCSTYLSNSTGRMTSRNNPPRDNFKESTRSQDKENIPPPDLSPVAKEEEPHLTHSFEWSYRKNIYTHTCNQAQTIEDCLKKSPKFKAAAEKQEGKELVIVRSGKAIASHFPCRVIKNERLTLKFVKAVEKPKKPVSGSGYPCKKRQSSKPVIFHVMARGGKNVVRILKNPELRKDMQEITVYAYEGEKVKQALRRDGRFLNTMFKKNCVLFNMRTEVNTEMCNLVDDLADETFKIKLLDKSDPPESQPGSLDDAYVLQSESQAGDSGVYEALSQQTNTVESDRQCSKKETKSVWKYLFKTDAKLFVFRI